AGCAATGGATTACTCTGCTTTACCCTGCAAAGCCGATTTTTCTTGTCTCAAGGAATTGAATTTACACAAAATTATCCCCAGACCCTTTTCTTTTCTGCTGCCAACAACCTTATTTCCATGTTCGTTTTTTTCTTTAACTTTGTTCGCCCTCACTCTGCGCTAAATGGCTTGACACCGGCTCAGGTTGCCGGTCTTAATCTCTCTAAAAACAAAGACTAAATTTTTTCTTGTCGCTTGAATTTCGCTTAATTACTCTGGAAATGATCCCTTTGTGATTGTCACAGGGCGAGCTTTTGCTCGTTCATTTTACCCTTGACTATTCACAAACGAGCATTTATGACCTTTTGAGCAAAATTCTTTGTTTTTCTATGATTTATTGAGCTAGTTTTTCATGTTAACTATACAGAGCCTATATAAATAATGGTTAGTTTACAATATGAAGATTACACATCAATCTTGGCACCGAAAATGCTTATTAGTGGAGGTTGATTAATCATAATTCTGTAGCTATTTTTAAGCATAAGTCCACAAGATTAGTTCTTATCATATCTCTGCTAATCCATGAGCGTTTGTTCCATTCGCTTCCGCTCAAGTCGTCTCCACCGTACAAAATCTGCCCCAATAAAACATTCCTAAATTTGGATACAGCAAAGAATGCTGCCGCTTCCATTTCAACGGTAACACAGCCTTCCGAAACCCTTTTTGCAATTTTAGCTTCAGTTTCTCTAAAAATGGCGTCAGTTGTCCATGTTTTTGCTTTAATAAATGGAATTTTTTCTTGATTCAATACTCTCTCAATAGCCATTATAGCATCGGGGTTACATTCTATTTCACGTGATGGCTCAATATAATGATATGATACCCCTTCGTCTCTTACAGCAGAGTAAGGTAATACTAAATGACCTACTTGAATATCCTTTTTTAAGACACCAGCACCACCACAAACTATAAATTTTTCAAATCCTGATGCTATCAATTCTTCTAACAATGCTGCCGAACCAGCTGCTCCTACAAAACCTCCAACAAGTCCTACAGAACAACCATTATATTTTGTTTCATAAACTGGAATATCTACTGTTTCCGAAGGGCTTGTTCCAATTTGCTCCAGTTCACCGCATTCCAGCTTTTTACTAATTACTTCCTTGAAAAAAGTAATAACACAGGCTTTAGGTGCTTGAGCCTTTTTGATAATGCTCGAAGGTTTAAGCTTGGCTTGTTTGTTTGAATCATATTCCAAAATCGGAAATATACTTTCATTTAACATGATAATACCACCACCTAATATTAATTTTTTAACTCCGCAGTTTTAAACTTAAGTTCATAATAATTTCATATGCATAATTCTCCATTTAAATCTAACACAATATTTACCAATATGAAAGTTAAA
The nucleotide sequence above comes from Bacteroidales bacterium. Encoded proteins:
- a CDS encoding nucleoside phosphorylase; the encoded protein is MLNESIFPILEYDSNKQAKLKPSSIIKKAQAPKACVITFFKEVISKKLECGELEQIGTSPSETVDIPVYETKYNGCSVGLVGGFVGAAGSAALLEELIASGFEKFIVCGGAGVLKKDIQVGHLVLPYSAVRDEGVSYHYIEPSREIECNPDAIMAIERVLNQEKIPFIKAKTWTTDAIFRETEAKIAKRVSEGCVTVEMEAAAFFAVSKFRNVLLGQILYGGDDLSGSEWNKRSWISRDMIRTNLVDLCLKIATEL